In a single window of the Fusarium falciforme chromosome 3, complete sequence genome:
- a CDS encoding Beta-glucosidase produces the protein MGIRSLICGLLYLTEVGSATPTQKRAATADGYYVTPYYPAPFGGWVGEWAKSYDKAKKLVDSMTLAEKTNITAGSGLFMVNQNAGPCNGNTGSADRVGFPQLCLNDAANGIRLTDNVTVFPDGITAGATFDKKLLYERGAAIGKEARGKGVNIWLGPSVGPIGRKPKGGRNWEGFGADPALQAIGARETIKGVQGQGVIATIKHLIGNEQEMYRRQTTDFVSPAYSANIDDRTLHEVYLWPFAEAVRAGVGAAMTAYNRVNGTMSSEHSYLINALLKDELGFQGFVMTDWLSQITGVHSALAGMDMSMPGDPIIPLLGNSLWMYELTRATLNGSVPMSRLNDMATRIVAAWYQFGQDDGFPKVNFDTNTKTAVGPLYPGAWPNSPSGVVNRYVQVQEDHDVIAREIAQDAITLLKNEHKLLPLSINSPLKIFGTGAQVNPDGPNACVDRSCNKGTLGQGWGSGTVDYMYLDDPIGAIKEEAKDVTFYNTDKFPSVPNPTDKDVAVVFITSDSGENQYEVEGNHGDRDASRLNPWHGGNDLVKAAAAKYKNVIVVAHTVGPLVLEEWIDLPSVKSVLIAHLPGQEAGKSLTNVLFGHVSPSGHLPYSITYAEDDMPASVVKLIDSGFRDPPQDTYSEGLYIDYRWLNKEKTRPRYAFGHGLSYTSFSYTKATIEKVTQLSKYPPTRPAKGKMLDYSQDIPDYREAIKPSSFKTVWRYLYSWLSESDAKKAAERATTTKFNYPDGYTNVQKTASPRSGGAEGGNPALWDEAYRLSVVVTNEGADFAGKASLQAYVQFPNGISYDTPVIQLRDFEKTRELAPGESEKLEVVLTRKDVSVWDAETQDWVIPEVDGEYRIWLGGSSDDLGVVCFADKLTCEESADGPVSYKD, from the exons ATGGGGATCCGAAGCCTGATTTGCGGCTTGCTCTATCTGACGGAAGTAGGGTCGGCAACTCCCACACAGAAAAGAGCTGCAACAGCGGATGGATACTATGTCACTCCGTATTATCCTGCCCCCTTCGGCGGCTGGGTAGGTGAGTGGGCAAAGAGctacgacaaggccaagaagctcgtcGACTCAATGACCCTGGCTGAGAAGACAAACATCACCGCCGGAAGTGGCTTGTTCATGG TTAACCAGAATGCAGG ACCCTGCAATGGAAACACAGGTTCTGCTGATCGAGTTGGGTTTCCTCAACTCTGTCTCAACGATGCCGCCAACGGCATCCGCCTTACTGACAACGTAACCGTATTCCCTGACGGGATAACTGCTGGTGCAACTTTTGACAAGAAGTTGCTGTACGAGCGTGGTGCCGCCATCGGGAAGGAGGCTCGCGGGAAAGGCGTCAACATCTGGCTAGGTCCCTCAGTCGGCCCTATCGGCCGGAAGCCGAAAGGTGGTCGGAACTGGGAAGGTTTTGGAGCAGATCCCGCGCTGCAGGCTATCGGTGCCCGTGAGACGATCAAAGGTgtccaaggacaaggtgTAATTGCTACTATCAAGCACCTCATCGGGAACGAGCAGGAGATGTATCGTCGGCAGACGACCGATTTCGTTTCTCCGGCATACTCAGCAAACATTG ATGATCGAACACTTCATGAAGTTTATCTTTGGCCTTTTGCTGAGGCTGTCCGCGCGGGGGTCGGAGCTGCAATGACGGCATACAATCGA GTCAACGGCACCATGTCCAGCGAGCACTCGTACCTGATCAATGCCCTTCTAAAAGACGAACTGGGCTTTCAAGGCTTCGTCATGACCGACTGGCTGTCCCAAATCACCGGCGTCCACTCAGCCCTCGCAGGCATGGACATGAGCATGCCCGGTGATCCCATAATTCCACTGCTTGGGAACTCCTTGTGGATGTACGAGCTCACCCGGGCGACCCTCAATGGTTCAGTTCCTATGAGCAGACTCAACGACATGGCGACTCGCATCGTCGCAGCCTGGTATCAGTTTGGACAAGACGACGGTTTTCCAAAAGTCAACTTTGATACCAACACAAAGACTGCTGTTGGTCCGCTGTATCCTGGAGCTTGGCCGAACTCCCCCAGCGGAGTGGTCAATCGATATGTCCAGGTCCAGGAAGACCATGACGTGATCGCAAGGGAGATTGCCCAAGACGCCATCACCCTTCTCAAGAACGAGCATAAGCTGCTGCCTCTCTCTATCAACAGCCCATTGAAGATCTTTGGCACCGGAGCTCAGGTTAACCCCGATGGCCCGAACGCCTGTGTCGACCGCAGCTGCAACAAGGGCACATTGGGCCAAGGTTGGGGATCCGGCACCGTCGATTACATGTATCTCGACGACCCCATTGGTGCAATCAaggaggaagccaaggatGTCACCTTTTATAACACTGACAAGTTCCCGTCGGTCCCAAATCCTACCGACAAGGATGTCGCGGTCGTCTTCATTACATCTGATTCCGGCGAGAACCAATACGAGGTTGAAGGAAACCATGGCGACCGGGATGCGTCGCGTCTGAATCCATGGCACGGCGGAAACGACCTTGTCAAGGCTGCAGCAGCCAAGTACAAGAACGTTATCGTCGTGGCACACACCGTTGGTCCCCTGGTTCTTGAGGAATGGATCGATCTCCCATCCGTCAAGTCGGTTCTTATTGCACATCTGCCAGGCCAGGAAGCAGGAAAGTCTCTTACCAACGTTCTGTTTGGACATGTCTCCCCGAGTGGACACTTGCCATATAGCATCACTTATGCCGAAGACGACATGCCAGCAAGCGTCGTGAAACTGATCGACTCTGGCTTCAGGGACCCACCGCAGGATACTTACTCGGAGGGTCTATACATCGACTACCGTTGGCTTAACAAGGAGAAGACTCGTCCTCGTTATGCCTTTGGCCATGGTCTCAGCTACACCAGCTTCTCATACACCAAAGCCACCATTGAAAAGGTCACTCAACTATCCAAGTACCCGCCAACCCGTCCGGCAAAAGGAAAGATGTTGGACTACTCACAGGATATCCCCGACTACCGAGAAGCTATTAAGCCAAGTAGTTTCAAAACTGTCTGGCGCTACCTCTACTCTTGGCTTTCCGAGTCAGACGCCAAAAAGGCAGCCGAGAGAGCCACGACAACCAAGTTCAACTACCCCGACGGCTACACGAACGTGCAAAAGACTGCATCTCCCCGTTCAGGCGGCGCTGAAGGCGGCAACCCTGCTCTCTGGGATGAAGCATACCGCCtctccgtcgtcgtcaccaaTGAGGGTGCAGACTTTGCTGGCAAGGCATCACTGCAGGCCTATGTCCAATTCCCGAATGGAAT